The nucleotide window CGCCCACCCGGTGGACGGCGGCCAGCGCCCGCACCGGGAAGTCGGCGATCACCTTCTCGGCGATCCGGCGCATCTCCGCCTCGGCGCTGGGGTGCGCGGAGTAGCCCAGGCCGTCGACGTCGGCGCCGTTGTCGTGCGAGCGGACCGTGCCGACGAACAGCGCGGTGCCGCCGGCCGCCGCGTCGCCGACGGCCGTGAACACCTCGTCCACCGACAGGGGGGTGTCGCGGATCTCCAGGAGCCGGATCGGCTCCGCGGCGGCGTG belongs to Streptomyces sp. NBC_01454 and includes:
- a CDS encoding molybdenum cofactor biosynthesis protein MoaE, whose amino-acid sequence is MSGTPSASSPGRDHPGEHAAAEPIRLLEIRDTPLSVDEVFTAVGDAAAGGTALFVGTVRSHDNGADVDGLGYSAHPSAEAEMRRIAEKVIADFPVRALAAVHRVGELRIGDLAVVVAVSCPHRGEAFEACRKLIDDLKHEVPIWKHQTFSDGTEEWVGA